The following coding sequences lie in one Peribacillus frigoritolerans genomic window:
- a CDS encoding peptidoglycan D,D-transpeptidase FtsI family protein: MMAKEKKKKTPIPFRLNFMFFLIFILFSSLIIRLGIVQIVYGDDYLREVDRTENDVANTPVPRGKMYDRNLNPVVDNEPRNAITYTKYPNTKTADMVKTAEVLATLIEKDTKKVTLPDKKDFWILKHPKEAEALITKAERKKVVEKKLEQKNLYKLQMERVTDEDINEFTKDELEVIAIFREFNSGYALAPSIVKNKDVTTKEFARVSEHLDEMPGVDVTTDWERTYKYDKTLRSVLGKVSSSEEGIPSENIDYYLARDYTRNDRVGKSYIEKQYEDVLRGQKTRIENVLSKGEVIKTNTLTEGQSGKDLVLTIDMELQQQVEKIIERELRKTKAKGNTYLLDRAFVVLMDPNTGEVLTMAGRQYGRNSKTGLTEMNDFALGNITTSYTMGSSVKGATVYTGFQTGAIAPGSAFFDRKLQLARAKPKGSYSELGYVTDVSALKKSSNVYMFMTAIKIAGGHYIPNRPLGINREAYSIMRNHYAQFGLGVRTGIDLPNESVGFKGVDMSTDGLLLDLSIGQYDTYTPMQLAQYVSTIANGGKRLEPHMVREIRNPSNEHQELGSVFKTMSPKVLNDLGGKDVWMQRVQEGFRQVAQEPGGTAYKYFGGKSYRAAAKTGTAEAFYDGPRRNQYSAPVPTINLTLVGYAPHNNPEVAFSVVVPWVYQGKPSDDINKRIGRDVMDAYFKLKEKRAKGESDADKAVESTQ, encoded by the coding sequence ATGATGGCCAAAGAAAAAAAGAAAAAAACCCCAATTCCTTTCCGACTGAACTTTATGTTCTTTTTAATATTCATTTTATTTTCAAGCTTAATAATCCGGCTTGGCATCGTCCAAATCGTATATGGGGATGATTACCTCCGCGAAGTCGACCGAACGGAAAACGATGTGGCCAATACCCCCGTTCCCCGTGGCAAGATGTATGACCGCAACTTGAATCCGGTCGTTGATAATGAGCCACGCAATGCCATCACCTATACGAAATACCCGAATACGAAAACGGCCGATATGGTGAAGACGGCAGAGGTCCTTGCCACCTTGATAGAAAAAGATACCAAAAAGGTAACCCTGCCGGATAAAAAGGATTTTTGGATTTTAAAGCATCCGAAAGAAGCCGAAGCCTTGATTACCAAGGCCGAGAGGAAGAAAGTAGTCGAAAAGAAACTAGAGCAAAAAAATTTATACAAACTTCAAATGGAACGGGTAACCGATGAGGATATCAACGAATTCACCAAAGATGAATTGGAAGTGATCGCCATCTTCCGGGAATTCAATAGCGGCTATGCCCTTGCACCCTCGATCGTGAAAAATAAAGATGTCACCACTAAGGAATTCGCCAGGGTCAGCGAACATTTGGATGAAATGCCAGGCGTGGATGTAACGACGGATTGGGAAAGGACCTATAAGTATGACAAGACCCTTCGTTCGGTTCTTGGCAAGGTCTCTTCTTCCGAAGAAGGCATTCCCAGTGAAAATATCGACTATTATCTGGCACGAGACTATACCAGGAATGACCGGGTCGGAAAAAGTTATATCGAAAAGCAATATGAAGATGTCCTGCGCGGTCAAAAGACACGGATTGAAAATGTGCTGAGCAAAGGGGAAGTAATCAAAACGAATACCCTCACTGAAGGGCAAAGCGGAAAAGACTTGGTCCTTACAATTGATATGGAGCTGCAGCAGCAGGTTGAAAAAATCATCGAGAGAGAATTGCGGAAAACGAAAGCCAAAGGAAATACCTACTTATTGGATCGTGCCTTTGTCGTTTTAATGGACCCGAATACAGGCGAGGTGCTCACGATGGCCGGCAGGCAATACGGCCGCAACAGTAAAACCGGCTTGACCGAAATGAACGATTTCGCCCTTGGAAACATTACGACATCCTATACGATGGGGTCATCTGTTAAAGGAGCCACTGTCTACACAGGCTTTCAGACAGGAGCGATCGCACCAGGGTCAGCTTTTTTTGACAGAAAACTCCAATTAGCAAGGGCTAAGCCCAAAGGATCTTATAGTGAATTGGGTTATGTAACCGATGTCTCTGCGTTAAAGAAATCGTCGAATGTCTATATGTTCATGACGGCAATCAAAATTGCCGGCGGTCATTATATCCCTAACCGGCCGTTAGGAATCAACCGGGAAGCTTATTCAATCATGCGGAATCATTATGCCCAATTTGGATTGGGTGTCCGCACAGGCATCGACCTGCCAAATGAATCCGTAGGGTTTAAAGGAGTCGATATGTCAACAGACGGATTGCTGCTGGATTTATCGATTGGGCAGTATGATACATATACTCCTATGCAATTGGCACAGTACGTATCGACGATTGCAAATGGCGGAAAAAGGCTTGAGCCCCATATGGTCAGGGAAATCAGGAATCCTTCCAACGAACACCAAGAATTGGGCAGCGTTTTTAAAACAATGAGTCCTAAAGTATTAAACGACTTAGGCGGAAAAGACGTTTGGATGCAACGTGTCCAGGAAGGATTCAGACAGGTCGCACAGGAGCCAGGCGGGACGGCATATAAATATTTCGGCGGTAAGTCCTACCGTGCGGCAGCAAAAACGGGTACTGCCGAGGCCTTTTACGACGGACCGCGGAGAAATCAATATAGCGCTCCAGTCCCGACTATCAATTTGACGCTTGTAGGTTATGCACCCCACAATAATCCGGAAGTGGCATTCTCTGTCGTCGTGCCATGGGTGTATCAAGGCAAGCCCTCTGATGATATAAACAAACGGATCGGGCGGGACGTAATGGACGCCTACTTTAAATTGAAGGAAAAAAGAGCAAAAGGTGAATCTGATGCAGATAAGGCAGTAGAAAGCACTCAATGA
- the glpK gene encoding glycerol kinase GlpK yields the protein METYILSLDQGTTSSRAILFNKSGEVLHIAQKEFTQYFRNPGWVEHNANEIWGSILSVIASCLSEMNVKPEQIAGIGITNQRETTVVWDKETGQPIHHAIVWQSRQTSVICTQLKDEGLGDLFLQKTGLLIDAYFSGTKVKWILDHVDGAREKAENGDLLFGTIDTWLIWKLSGGKSHVTDYSNASRTLMYNIHDLKWDEELLEILQVPRSMLPDVRSSSEIYGKTAPHHFFGHEIPIAGAAGDQQAALFGQECFEKGMAKNTYGTGCFMLMNTGEKAVKSEHGLLTTIAWGLNGKVEYALEGSIFVAGSAIQWLRDGLKLLHDPKDSEKYALRVTSADGVYVVPAFVGLGTPYWDSDVRGAVFGLTRGTSKEHFVRATLEALAYQTKDVLSAMEVDSGINLKALRVDGGVVKNNFLMEFQSGLLNVPVERPVISETTALGAAYLAGLAVGYWESQEEISKLWAVDKKFEPGMEEQERKDLYNGWKKAVQAARVFK from the coding sequence GTGGAGACTTACATACTATCATTGGACCAGGGAACGACAAGTTCCCGGGCCATTTTATTTAATAAAAGCGGGGAAGTTTTGCATATTGCCCAAAAGGAATTCACCCAATATTTCAGAAATCCAGGATGGGTGGAGCATAACGCCAATGAAATTTGGGGTTCCATCCTATCGGTAATCGCTTCCTGTCTATCGGAAATGAATGTAAAGCCTGAACAGATCGCTGGAATTGGCATAACGAATCAACGGGAAACGACCGTGGTATGGGATAAGGAAACAGGTCAGCCGATTCATCATGCCATCGTCTGGCAATCCCGGCAGACAAGCGTAATTTGTACGCAATTGAAGGATGAGGGCCTCGGTGACTTATTTTTGCAGAAAACCGGATTGTTAATTGATGCATATTTTTCCGGAACAAAGGTGAAATGGATTCTCGACCATGTAGATGGGGCACGGGAAAAGGCTGAAAACGGAGACTTATTGTTTGGTACGATCGATACGTGGCTGATATGGAAACTTTCGGGTGGTAAATCACATGTAACCGATTATTCGAATGCTTCAAGGACGCTGATGTATAACATTCATGATCTGAAGTGGGACGAAGAGCTGCTGGAAATCCTGCAAGTGCCGCGATCGATGCTTCCGGATGTTCGTTCTTCATCGGAGATATACGGGAAAACAGCGCCACACCATTTCTTTGGGCACGAAATCCCGATTGCCGGAGCAGCGGGAGATCAACAGGCCGCATTGTTCGGCCAAGAATGCTTTGAAAAAGGAATGGCTAAGAATACGTATGGCACCGGATGCTTCATGCTGATGAACACAGGAGAAAAGGCAGTGAAATCAGAGCATGGCCTGTTGACCACGATTGCATGGGGACTGAATGGAAAAGTCGAATATGCCTTGGAAGGAAGTATTTTTGTCGCAGGTTCGGCCATACAATGGTTAAGGGATGGACTGAAACTCTTGCATGATCCGAAAGACAGTGAAAAGTATGCTTTGCGGGTCACTTCAGCAGATGGTGTCTATGTAGTTCCCGCATTTGTTGGATTAGGTACCCCTTATTGGGATAGTGATGTCAGGGGAGCTGTATTCGGACTGACAAGGGGGACATCGAAGGAGCATTTCGTCCGGGCAACATTGGAAGCATTGGCCTACCAGACAAAAGATGTCCTTAGCGCCATGGAAGTCGATTCAGGGATTAACCTAAAGGCATTGAGGGTCGATGGAGGGGTTGTCAAAAACAACTTCTTGATGGAATTTCAAAGCGGCCTCCTGAATGTACCAGTCGAAAGACCGGTCATTAGTGAAACGACAGCGTTAGGAGCGGCGTATTTGGCTGGGCTCGCTGTCGGTTATTGGGAAAGTCAGGAAGAGATTTCAAAGCTATGGGCAGTCGATAAGAAATTCGAACCCGGGATGGAAGAACAGGAACGGAAGGATTTATATAATGGCTGGAAAAAGGCAGTTCAGGCGGCAAGGGTTTTTAAATAG
- a CDS encoding phasin family protein, giving the protein MDLLKNVFSLGLGAAAATKEQIEKAVDSLVKKGDISKEDSKVLLKQWVEKGEQAQKQLDDSVKAKVNQALNGLNLATKEEVQELERRIVILEKQNQNLQS; this is encoded by the coding sequence ATGGACTTATTAAAAAATGTGTTTTCTTTAGGATTAGGTGCTGCCGCTGCTACAAAAGAGCAAATTGAAAAAGCAGTGGACTCTCTTGTCAAAAAAGGCGATATCAGCAAAGAAGACTCCAAGGTCCTTTTGAAGCAATGGGTCGAAAAAGGGGAACAAGCCCAAAAGCAGCTGGATGATTCCGTCAAGGCCAAAGTCAATCAAGCGCTCAATGGCCTAAACTTGGCAACTAAAGAAGAAGTTCAGGAATTGGAGCGCCGTATCGTAATTTTGGAGAAGCAGAACCAAAACTTACAATCGTGA
- a CDS encoding CBS domain-containing protein produces the protein MLVKDFMIREVFVARPDFTLKEILRILIENKVGGVPVVDEHDKLLGMVTDGDILRYLTPAEEAIMGYFTYITVLPGEELDEKVTSKMNDKVSQIIKNKKITKLSPEDPLDELIKVLSKHHFKKIPVVDKNDKVVGIISRGDALRALYKEFVQKLE, from the coding sequence ATGTTAGTTAAGGATTTCATGATAAGGGAAGTCTTTGTAGCCCGTCCTGATTTTACATTAAAGGAAATTCTGCGGATCTTAATCGAAAATAAAGTGGGCGGGGTCCCTGTTGTGGATGAACATGATAAGCTATTGGGAATGGTGACGGACGGGGATATCCTCCGTTATTTGACACCTGCTGAGGAAGCCATCATGGGGTATTTCACCTACATTACGGTTCTTCCCGGTGAAGAATTGGATGAAAAGGTTACATCCAAAATGAATGATAAAGTCTCACAAATCATTAAAAATAAAAAGATTACAAAGCTATCTCCCGAAGATCCGTTAGATGAATTGATAAAGGTCCTTTCCAAGCATCATTTCAAGAAAATCCCTGTCGTGGACAAAAATGATAAAGTCGTCGGCATCATCAGCAGGGGAGATGCACTTAGGGCCCTTTATAAGGAATTCGTTCAAAAGCTGGAATAA
- a CDS encoding ABC transporter ATP-binding protein produces the protein MFAIFKKLSWFFKEQWQRYTLAILFLCLVNILEVIPPKLVGNAIDDMNNGNMTQEAVMKYVIYLLMVLIGSYIFGYLWSYLLFGGGNLVERKLRSGFMGHLLKMTPSFYEKNRTGDLMARATNDLKAISLTAGFGILTLVDAVLFTITVVVMMGATISWQLTIAAVLPLPIMAVMMQIYVKKIYKRFTDAQAAFGTLNDKVLESISGVRVIRAYVQEREDEKRFDEMTEDVYRKNLAVARIDALFDPTISIIIGISYLIGLGYGAYLVFQQAITLGGLVSFNVYLGMLIWPMIAVGELINVMQRGNASLDRVQDTLSHEADVKNSVGLGSIANPGNIQFDSVYFTYPSSTVVNLSNISVQLERGQTLGIVGKTGSGKTTFVKQLLREYPLGKGEIAFSGMPLEQLTLEDIRKWIGYVPQDHFLFSKSVRDNILFGKMDATEDELAKAIRLADFEKDLMMLPNRLETLVGEKGVALSGGQKQRISIARALIKNPEILILDDSLSAVDAKTETTIIENIQNERAGKTTIITTHRLSAVQHADRIIVLDSGEIIEEGTHEDLLLKDGWYKEQYERQQVDEGKEVKA, from the coding sequence ATGTTTGCGATTTTTAAAAAGCTGTCCTGGTTCTTTAAAGAACAGTGGCAGCGTTACACCTTGGCTATTTTATTTCTATGTCTAGTGAATATCTTGGAGGTTATCCCGCCAAAACTTGTCGGGAATGCCATCGATGATATGAACAATGGCAACATGACGCAGGAAGCGGTCATGAAATACGTTATTTATTTGCTCATGGTACTGATCGGCAGTTACATATTTGGTTACTTATGGAGTTATCTGTTATTCGGCGGAGGTAACCTGGTCGAACGAAAACTAAGGTCCGGATTTATGGGCCATTTGCTGAAAATGACGCCGAGCTTTTATGAAAAAAACCGTACAGGGGATTTAATGGCAAGGGCAACCAATGATTTAAAGGCAATATCCCTCACGGCTGGTTTCGGGATATTGACCCTCGTTGACGCAGTGCTGTTCACCATAACGGTAGTAGTCATGATGGGGGCCACGATCAGCTGGCAGTTGACGATTGCGGCGGTGCTGCCGCTTCCGATCATGGCAGTGATGATGCAAATTTACGTGAAGAAAATTTACAAACGTTTTACGGATGCACAAGCAGCCTTTGGTACTTTAAATGACAAGGTCCTGGAATCCATTTCAGGTGTCCGTGTTATCCGGGCCTATGTCCAGGAACGGGAAGATGAAAAGCGGTTTGATGAAATGACCGAGGATGTATATCGCAAAAATCTAGCCGTGGCAAGAATCGATGCCCTCTTTGATCCGACGATAAGCATTATCATCGGCATCAGTTATTTAATCGGGTTGGGCTATGGCGCTTATCTTGTGTTTCAACAGGCCATAACGCTTGGCGGACTTGTTTCGTTCAATGTGTACCTAGGCATGTTAATCTGGCCGATGATCGCGGTGGGTGAACTGATCAATGTCATGCAAAGGGGAAATGCTTCACTAGATCGTGTTCAGGATACCCTTTCACATGAAGCGGATGTGAAGAATTCAGTTGGGCTGGGGAGTATTGCGAATCCGGGAAATATCCAATTCGATTCAGTGTATTTTACATACCCTTCCTCAACGGTTGTGAATCTATCCAATATTTCCGTTCAGCTTGAGCGCGGTCAAACATTGGGGATAGTGGGGAAAACAGGTAGTGGAAAAACGACATTCGTGAAGCAATTGCTGCGGGAATACCCTTTAGGAAAAGGTGAAATCGCTTTTTCAGGCATGCCGCTGGAGCAACTGACCCTTGAAGATATTCGTAAATGGATCGGCTACGTTCCACAGGACCATTTTTTATTCTCGAAGTCTGTTAGGGATAACATCTTATTCGGTAAAATGGATGCAACGGAAGATGAACTGGCTAAAGCTATCCGGCTTGCGGATTTTGAGAAGGACTTAATGATGCTGCCAAACCGTCTTGAGACACTAGTGGGTGAGAAGGGTGTCGCACTATCCGGAGGGCAAAAGCAGAGGATTTCGATTGCCAGGGCACTGATCAAAAATCCAGAAATCCTTATATTGGATGATTCCTTATCTGCTGTAGATGCAAAAACGGAGACGACGATCATCGAAAATATCCAAAATGAACGAGCAGGGAAAACGACCATCATCACAACCCATCGCTTATCAGCCGTTCAGCACGCGGACAGGATTATTGTGTTGGACAGCGGAGAGATCATCGAAGAGGGGACTCATGAGGATTTGCTGCTTAAAGATGGCTGGTATAAGGAGCAATATGAGCGACAGCAGGTTGACGAAGGGAAGGAGGTGAAGGCATGA
- a CDS encoding SDR family NAD(P)-dependent oxidoreductase: MGFKNKTVIVTGASNGIGRGVAKGYAESGASVVLADLDEREGLSYVEELKSNGHEAMFVKTDVRKEADIRHLMDVTLKTYKTIDILINNAGKALFKSLYDLTIEEWDDMMNTNLRSVFLCSRAAAESMRKNEKGGAIINLASTRAMMSEPDSESYAATKGGIKALTHALAASLGKEKITVNSISPGWIETRDYESLRDKDHQQHFSNRVGKPEDIARACLYLTAPENDFVTGADLIVDGGMTRKMMYEE; the protein is encoded by the coding sequence ATGGGTTTCAAAAATAAAACGGTGATTGTAACAGGCGCTTCGAATGGTATAGGGAGAGGTGTGGCAAAGGGATATGCAGAAAGCGGCGCTTCAGTCGTTCTCGCAGATTTGGACGAGCGGGAAGGTCTTTCGTATGTGGAAGAGCTCAAAAGTAACGGTCATGAAGCCATGTTCGTCAAAACGGATGTACGCAAGGAAGCTGACATCCGTCATTTGATGGATGTAACTCTAAAAACATATAAGACCATTGATATATTAATCAATAATGCAGGAAAGGCATTATTCAAATCGCTTTATGACCTGACGATTGAGGAATGGGACGATATGATGAATACGAATTTGCGCAGTGTTTTCCTTTGTTCCCGGGCTGCGGCAGAATCGATGCGGAAAAATGAAAAGGGAGGTGCAATCATCAATTTGGCATCAACCAGAGCGATGATGTCTGAGCCTGATTCGGAATCCTATGCAGCGACAAAAGGGGGGATCAAAGCACTGACACATGCACTTGCCGCTTCTTTAGGCAAAGAGAAAATTACGGTCAATTCGATTTCGCCGGGATGGATTGAAACGCGAGATTATGAATCGCTGAGGGATAAAGATCACCAGCAGCATTTTTCCAATCGGGTTGGCAAGCCTGAAGATATTGCAAGGGCCTGTCTTTATTTGACGGCACCGGAAAATGATTTCGTTACGGGTGCGGATCTTATCGTCGATGGAGGCATGACAAGAAAAATGATGTACGAGGAGTGA
- a CDS encoding ABC transporter ATP-binding protein — MKVVKKLFNYAALYKKLIIGALIMLALSVAADLTGPFVAKKIIDSHILGIESSWYETDKGKDAVKYDGNWYKRADYFAKGEKKGREVHVLQVGNQFVFVNEAVPIDGRRTLEDQSLIIRKDGKEQRSQAVKLTSQEVMGFYQPEIPRIIKLVAFYFSLVILSSIFQYGQSFYLQKAANRIIQKMRNDIFKHISRLPIRYFDNMPAGKVVARVTNDTEAIRELYVTVLANFFSSTINIFGVLIALYILDPRVGTIGTLLIPIIVIWTMVYRKFASKYNHIIRERVSDINGMINESISGMSIIQAFGREKETKQSFENLNREHYSYQNKMLHLNSLTGGNLIGVIKVLALMAFVWYFGGISLTASSAISLGMMYAIVDLISRLLHPLHGIVNQFANLEQALVAGERAFSLLDEQGLAVSDENISRYKGNVQFENVSFGYKDNEYVLRDISFSAKQGETVALVGHTGSGKSSIMNLLFRFYDSSEGQIKIDGTNILDIPHQTLREHMGIVLQDPYLFTGTIASNISLNHKGITREMVEKALRDVGGDKVLKHLPLGLDEPVIEKGGTLSSGQRQLISFARALAFNPAILILDEATASIDTETEAIIQEGMEVLKKGRTTFIIAHRLSTIKNADQILVLDKGRIAELGTHEELMELKGKYYQMYELQAGPHKDMAG, encoded by the coding sequence ATGAAGGTCGTAAAGAAACTTTTTAATTATGCTGCACTTTATAAAAAATTGATCATTGGCGCACTGATCATGCTGGCACTTTCGGTAGCCGCCGATTTAACGGGTCCTTTCGTTGCCAAGAAAATCATCGATTCACATATACTTGGCATTGAATCTTCCTGGTATGAGACGGATAAAGGAAAAGATGCTGTCAAGTACGATGGAAATTGGTATAAACGGGCTGATTACTTTGCAAAAGGTGAGAAGAAAGGCAGGGAAGTCCATGTTCTGCAGGTTGGCAATCAATTTGTCTTCGTAAATGAAGCTGTCCCTATTGATGGGCGCAGAACCTTGGAGGACCAATCATTGATCATCAGGAAAGACGGGAAAGAGCAACGTTCACAAGCAGTGAAATTGACAAGTCAGGAAGTGATGGGATTTTACCAACCGGAAATCCCTCGGATCATTAAGCTTGTGGCTTTTTATTTTAGCCTTGTCATCCTTTCCTCCATTTTTCAATATGGACAGAGCTTTTATTTACAGAAAGCGGCGAACCGAATCATACAGAAGATGCGAAATGATATTTTTAAGCACATTTCCCGTTTGCCGATACGTTATTTCGATAATATGCCGGCGGGTAAAGTTGTGGCAAGGGTCACTAATGATACGGAAGCGATCCGGGAATTATATGTAACCGTGCTCGCCAACTTTTTCTCGAGTACAATTAATATCTTCGGCGTTCTAATTGCTTTGTATATTCTGGATCCACGAGTCGGTACCATTGGCACTTTACTTATTCCGATCATCGTCATCTGGACGATGGTATACCGTAAATTCGCCTCGAAATATAATCACATCATTCGGGAACGGGTCAGCGATATTAATGGGATGATCAATGAATCCATTTCTGGAATGAGCATCATTCAGGCATTTGGACGTGAAAAGGAGACGAAGCAATCTTTTGAAAACCTGAACCGGGAGCATTATTCCTATCAAAATAAAATGCTCCATTTAAATTCGTTGACGGGTGGGAACTTGATTGGCGTCATTAAGGTTTTGGCGCTAATGGCATTCGTCTGGTATTTCGGCGGGATTTCCCTTACAGCGAGTTCGGCCATTTCCTTAGGGATGATGTATGCAATTGTTGATTTGATCAGCCGCCTGCTTCATCCGCTTCATGGAATCGTCAATCAGTTCGCTAATCTTGAACAGGCGCTTGTTGCAGGGGAGCGGGCATTCAGTTTATTGGATGAGCAGGGATTGGCAGTCAGTGATGAAAACATATCCAGATACAAAGGAAACGTGCAATTCGAAAACGTTTCTTTTGGTTATAAGGATAATGAATATGTGCTAAGGGACATTTCCTTTTCCGCTAAACAAGGCGAAACGGTCGCTTTAGTTGGCCACACCGGGTCAGGAAAAAGTTCCATAATGAATTTATTGTTCCGCTTTTATGACAGCAGTGAAGGCCAAATTAAAATCGATGGCACGAATATATTGGATATCCCCCATCAAACGCTTAGGGAGCATATGGGAATCGTCCTTCAGGATCCCTATTTATTCACTGGCACCATCGCCTCCAATATCAGTCTGAATCATAAAGGCATCACAAGGGAAATGGTTGAAAAAGCATTAAGAGATGTCGGGGGGGACAAAGTGCTGAAGCATCTTCCTTTAGGGCTTGACGAACCCGTAATCGAAAAAGGCGGAACGCTGTCTTCCGGACAGCGGCAGCTAATCTCTTTTGCACGTGCTCTTGCATTCAATCCGGCCATATTGATTTTGGATGAAGCGACAGCAAGCATCGACACCGAAACCGAGGCGATTATCCAGGAGGGAATGGAAGTGCTGAAAAAAGGGAGAACGACCTTCATCATTGCACATAGACTTTCCACGATAAAAAATGCCGACCAAATTCTTGTACTGGATAAAGGGCGGATTGCAGAACTTGGTACACATGAGGAATTAATGGAACTAAAAGGGAAGTACTATCAAATGTATGAACTGCAGGCTGGTCCGCATAAAGACATGGCGGGCTGA
- a CDS encoding DUF2515 family protein — MLSQYLKKLLGKHPAKTKPIIDAERYVTLKSLLQKELFQPFDESKAFFPEETALIKRIRTVTAALNRNNITRTQAYLAFYNRNPEVHWAFLAHMVSRNGGYHMSDLKSSIMTHLLDRAERQKFFLFLERANSAIFADAFPQLLLYEHSKQKELPLRRYLPVFRISRFMAPIWESFIEEPHSPLLTTALIINEQRMLQERILKRTRHGEILRRLDFQLQEYLGFMKVIFPYANKQKGFHSLTGLTVERFADPKQRIETGKSLYELLFQHPVVFRGVGQFTKEIPHTGSREDYWASIYTSDASTSKDDKVYSPTLHDAWKDHLVFPPHSFDWFTNESFIEDLRSLPIIKRADLTNEVLENVTHLKTLNGMKAIF, encoded by the coding sequence ATGCTCTCCCAATATTTGAAAAAGCTGTTGGGTAAACACCCTGCCAAAACAAAACCCATCATCGATGCTGAAAGATATGTCACGCTAAAATCCCTTTTACAAAAAGAGCTCTTTCAGCCTTTTGATGAGTCAAAAGCTTTTTTCCCTGAGGAAACCGCTCTTATAAAAAGGATTCGAACCGTGACGGCTGCCTTGAACCGGAACAATATCACAAGAACACAAGCATATCTTGCCTTTTACAATCGTAATCCAGAGGTCCATTGGGCCTTTTTAGCACATATGGTTTCGAGGAATGGAGGATACCATATGTCTGACTTGAAAAGTTCAATCATGACCCACCTCCTTGACCGAGCGGAACGGCAGAAATTCTTCCTGTTCCTTGAGCGCGCCAATTCAGCCATATTTGCTGATGCTTTCCCCCAGCTTCTTTTATATGAACATTCCAAACAAAAAGAACTTCCGCTAAGAAGGTATTTACCGGTATTCCGCATTTCAAGATTCATGGCCCCGATTTGGGAATCTTTCATTGAAGAGCCCCATTCCCCCCTTTTGACAACGGCCCTTATCATCAATGAACAAAGAATGCTTCAGGAAAGGATATTAAAACGCACCCGTCATGGCGAAATCCTCCGCAGGCTTGATTTTCAATTGCAGGAATACTTAGGCTTCATGAAAGTGATTTTTCCTTATGCAAACAAGCAAAAAGGATTTCATTCCTTGACAGGCCTTACCGTTGAACGCTTTGCCGACCCGAAACAGCGTATTGAAACGGGCAAATCATTATATGAGCTTCTTTTTCAGCATCCGGTGGTTTTTCGCGGTGTTGGCCAATTTACAAAAGAGATTCCCCACACGGGTTCAAGAGAGGATTACTGGGCAAGCATATATACCTCTGATGCATCCACGTCAAAAGATGATAAAGTTTACAGCCCCACTCTTCATGATGCATGGAAAGATCATCTAGTCTTTCCTCCCCATTCCTTTGATTGGTTCACGAATGAAAGCTTCATAGAAGATTTACGAAGCTTACCGATCATTAAAAGGGCGGACCTGACCAACGAGGTGCTCGAAAATGTCACGCATCTCAAAACCCTTAACGGAATGAAAGCCATTTTCTAG
- a CDS encoding TIGR00266 family protein, whose product MNNHEIDFKLYGDDMQFVEVELDPQETVIAEAGSLMMMEDQIKMETIFGDGSSNGDSGMMGKLFGAGKRLLTGESLFMTAFTNEGRDKKHVSFASPYPGKIIPMDLSELGGKIICQKDAFLAAAKGVSVGIEFQRKIGAGFFGGEGFIMQKLEGDGMTFVHAGGTIHKKELAAGEILRVDTGCLVAMTSGVDYNIETVKGVKTALFGGEGLFFATLKGPGTVWVQSLPFSRLASRVFAAAPQNGGSSEEGSVARGLFNLFNDK is encoded by the coding sequence ATGAATAACCATGAAATAGATTTTAAATTATATGGAGATGACATGCAGTTTGTTGAAGTGGAATTGGATCCTCAGGAAACGGTGATTGCCGAAGCCGGAAGTTTGATGATGATGGAAGATCAAATCAAGATGGAAACCATCTTTGGCGATGGGTCTTCGAATGGTGACAGCGGAATGATGGGTAAGCTATTCGGTGCCGGGAAACGGCTCCTTACTGGTGAGAGTCTTTTCATGACGGCTTTTACGAATGAAGGACGAGATAAAAAACACGTTTCATTCGCCTCGCCTTATCCAGGTAAAATCATTCCGATGGATTTAAGCGAGCTCGGCGGGAAAATCATTTGTCAAAAAGACGCATTCCTGGCGGCAGCGAAAGGCGTTTCAGTCGGAATTGAGTTTCAAAGAAAGATAGGGGCAGGCTTCTTTGGCGGTGAAGGCTTCATCATGCAAAAACTTGAAGGAGATGGAATGACCTTCGTTCATGCCGGCGGCACGATCCATAAAAAAGAATTGGCTGCTGGAGAGATCTTACGCGTCGATACAGGATGTTTAGTAGCAATGACTAGCGGGGTAGATTATAATATTGAAACTGTAAAAGGCGTGAAAACCGCTTTATTCGGAGGCGAAGGTTTGTTCTTTGCAACATTAAAAGGACCCGGAACCGTCTGGGTGCAATCTTTGCCATTCAGCCGGCTTGCAAGCCGTGTATTTGCTGCAGCGCCGCAAAATGGAGGATCCTCGGAAGAAGGCAGCGTAGCTAGAGGCTTATTCAATTTATTCAACGATAAATAA